A window of Fusarium verticillioides 7600 chromosome 7, whole genome shotgun sequence genomic DNA:
AGTGAAATCGGCCAGTGGCCGCAAAGAAATCGCAGCGAGACAAAAGAAATAGCAAATCAATAAAGATGCTGACGATGGAAGCGGAGATGTGATGTTGGGGAGAGATTGGGAATGAGAGCGACCGTGGGGGGACGAGAAACCTGTTAACGTCAGGCGCTCGCGGGACCTTCTTTCCTGCTGCAGGGACCGGCTGAACAAACAAGCCCAGCGCAAGACGATAGCCCACTAAAAACCGGGCCGGCTACAGTGGCTTCAGGTGACTTGTTTTAGAGGCGTAGTGGGGAAGATCGCTAAAGGAGCTGCACCCAATATCAGAGCATCATCACAGGAAATATGGCCGAACTTGGGGGCGTTTGGCCTGATTAATCGCGGGATGCGACAAATTTGTTGGGCCGGTTTTGCTCGCAGCATCACAGGATCAATTCAACTCAACGTCCAACGTCGAGACTAGAGTCGCTAGGAAGTGTACCTGGTCCTGAAGCCTCTAGCACGTGTCAAAActggggatgatgatgcacCGACATCACATGCAAAGAGGAATACTCATCGTCACAATTGTTAAGCGGGTCGCCCGAGTCATGAGCAATCCACTAACAAGATCAACTCAAGCACATGCCACAGAGGGAAGGATTACATCCTTTTCCTGATGCGTTTGAATGTTATTTTTCCATCCAATGGAATTGTCTGATAACGTCAGATGCGATTGCTCATTGATTGCTCATCTTGAGCTATGCTAATATGTTCCTTTTCAAGTAAGGTTGCATACACACTCTTTATCCAAACCAGTCGGCATTCGGTTACTTTATCGGACCTGTATTTGGTCCCCGATAACTGATCAACATGTGAATTTGCATGTGCGAtcaagtacggagtagcatTCATGCTAGCAGATAGCAATAGCGCAACGATACGGTATCATTGCCGGCGATAGTTGCGATAGTCTTGAGATTGGCTATTTGGACCCTGAATCGGTTGAACGGACATTCTGCACGGACAGAGTTAATGAATCTCAAACGCTCAAATTACTCCGTCGTGTCGTTTTGTGTAAATTGTGAGCTGGAGATACCACTCCGCAGCTCAAGACACAGGACAGCCTCGCGTTCGACTTTGTGATTAAACGCGAGATGGATGCACCGGTCACAAGCTCATTGGACATGCATTTGCAAATTTAACTTTGCCACGATTTACGAGTCCAATTGTGACAACCCAAGATCCCTGATTGCAGATCTCGTCAAAGCAGAGACCCTGAAGTCAAGCGCCTTCGGACACGATACCCCAACAAAAGTCGAGGCTGCGGTCACCTGCCACATTTTACCCCAGATCGAATTCCATGTCTCAGTCACAAATCTGTCCAGTCACGAATTTGCATGTCCGGCTCCTCTGACACCGCCAAAGCAACTAATAATACTCGGGCAGTTCTTAATGGAGCCAGGTTCTCCCTCTCCGCACCACGAAATCGCAGCTCACATCAACGGCTCCACGGCTGAAATGACAGAATGCCATTCGGTTGCAGGCTAGGTAATGGTCTGCACTGTCTAGAGGGTgcgttgaggagaagagggaaacaagcagaaacaaaaaaaaaaaccaaaGCTTTTAATCAAAATTTCTGATCCATCTCTCACGTGactacaagctcaagctaCCCCACCATATCCGACATTCTACCGTGTCGTCACAGCTGGAATGACCAGGCATCCAAAAGATGCCAGCGAAACAGACAGATAGCTTAACCACGAATCCATTGCGCCTCGGACCATGATGATTGCCTGCGCTTCTCTATAGTCCTTAATTCCTATTCAGCCTCTCCTTATTGATTGTTGTCTTTGTTACTGCGCATGACCTCTTCGTCTCGATCTTGACCGTCGCATCTATCGCGACCTCCTTTCCGCTCCGCCAAGACATCCAACATGGCATCCGCACTCTTCTTTCTAgatctcaagggcaaggtgTGTTGAACGCCACTGGGTGTGACGTAGCTGACAGTGTAGACCCTTCTTGCCCGCAACTATCGCGGTGACATTCCCATGTCAGCAGTCGAAAAGTTCCCCGTACTCCTTtcagaagctgaggaagacTCCTCTGCCGTTCCACCATGCTTCTCCCACGAAGGCATCAACGTATGTAGTCTCTATGCTTGTTGGCCCTGCTAACTGAATAGTACCTCTACATCCGCCACAACAACCTCTACCTCCTCGCCCTTACGAAACGAAACACGAATGCCGCCGAAATCCTCCTATTCCTTCACAAGATCGTCGAGGTCTTTACCGAGTACTTTAAAGCTTTAGAAGAAGAATCCATCCGAGACAACTTTGTCATCATCTACGAACTTCTCGACGAAATGATGGACTTTGGTTATCCTCAAACAACAGAGTCCAAGATCCTTCAGGAGTACATCACCCAGGAATCTCACAAGCTCGAGATCCAAGCACGGCCACCAATTGCCGTCACAAACGCCGTGTCGTGGCGATCAGAGGGTATCCGCTACCGCAAGAACGAAGTATTCCTCGACGTTGTCGAGTCTCTCAACCTTTTGGTGTCTGCAAACGGCAACGTCCTTCGATCAGAAATTCTTGGCGCCATCAAGATGAAGTGTTATCTCAGCGGTATGCCCGAGCTGCGTCTAGGATTGAATGACAAGGTCATGTTTGAGACAACCGGTCGAGCCACCCGCGGTAAAGCTATCGAGATGGAAGACGTCAAGTTCCACCAATGTGTACGACTATCACGATTCGAAAACGACCGAACCATCTCCTTTATCCCCCCTGACGGCGAATTCGAGCTCATGTCCTACCGTCTCAACACCCAAGTCAAGCCCCTGATTTGGGTTGAATGCGTTGTCGAATCCCATTCAGGCTCCCGAATCGAATACATGCTCAAGGCTCGAGCACAGTTCAAGCGCCGCAGTACCGCCAACAATGTTGAAATCGTGGTTCCCGTTCCAGATGACGCCGACAGCCCTCGCTTCCGAACAAACATCGGATCTGTCCATTACGCCCCTGAGCAAAGTGCTATTGTCTGGAAGATTAAACAatttggtggtggtaaggAATTTCTCATGCGTGCGGAGCTGGGCCTGCCAAGCGTGAGAGGAGATGACGAACAAGGTGGTGGTATGATGGGTGGTTTCGGTGGTAGCATGGGAGGAGTCGGGGGAGTGGGTAAGGGTGCCAAGCGACCTATCCAGGTCAAGTTTGAGATCCCTTACTTTACCACAAGTGGTATTCAGGTTCGGTATCTAAAGATTACCGAGCCAAAGGTACGAATCTCATCAAACACTCGATCAAGGCTAACAATTGTAGTTGCAATATCCTTCGCTTCCTTGGGTTCGATACATTACCCAATCTGGCGATATCGCTGTACGGCTTCCCGACGCAGTCTGAGTCCTACAAGTCAGACCAACTAGCTCATGGATGGATAACGAACATGGGGCAGACTGCAGAGCAGGCTTCATACAGGAATGAATAATAGACTAAATCAATTCAAGCTTAAGCTGTCACATCGGTCAATCTCGAACAATAGCCCTCTCCCATTCAAAACTGTGGAGATCTTCTCGAGTTGAGTATTGGTTGTCTGGGTCAAGAAACACCTTGACAATAAACCCTTTTGGATCCTCAGAAGCTGTCGGGGGATCTGTGGTTGTTAGCTATATCAGCAATCGAATGAACAACATACGTCCTCTAGGGGCATCGGCACTCATCCAAGCTCCATGTCTCCATAATCGATTGTGTCCAAGAAATACACTGTCTATCAAATGATTGCTCATCTCGCCACCTGGAGGTGCATGTAATGCCATGAGCCCCAGGACAATAGgcaactctcctccaagGCCTGTCGAGTGAGGTGCATTGTTTCGGGGTGCTTTGTAGGTCAGAGGAAGTAGACCGGGAATCCACGCAGGGTTCCTTCCAGCAACGTGTAGCAAAGGACCGGGCCCAGGAGCCatggtgctggtgatggtggtcATTTGAGAGAGCCCGGGAATCAATGGTGGATGAAATACACGTAAAAGTTCCCAGTTCGATATGGTGACCAGAGGATCATGTTCCGTGACCATGATCGGGAGCAGTGGATTGCAAGCAGCAACCCCAAACGTTTTATACTCCTCGGCCGGGTACACCTGTCCATACTGATCCGTGATGCAGTTTCCACGGGCGTCCACTTGCAGTAACTGTCCGTCGGATGCTGGAAGCGTGGAAGCGTCTCTGTACCATCGCCAGTCTGCTGCTTCAGACACTTCGCCGTTCCTGTAGCGCATCACTTTGCTTGGAACCTCGCCGTGGTAGTAGTTTGGTGAGCTAGGCGGAATAAGGTGATGATAATCGTCACGTCCTGGTTCTCGGATGACAAGTTTGTTGGCGATGAACAGGAAGCCTGGACTGGGTTGGCTGGAAGAGCTCCCCTTTCGGCTCGAGCTGtgctttgatgttttctgACAGTGTTAgttgacttgaagctgagctgaagctgagctctAAGCGTACCTGTTTCAGCATGATCACTAGTTGACTTGATCACCTATCATCTCACTTGAGCAATTGCCATTTTATAACTCACTCATccgcagagcctcatctcGGATTTACCATTTGACTCCTCGGTCACTAAACCGTTGAGGAAACCGACTGCCGTGACTTGGAGCAATAAAGTGTGAGAATGACGACACCATACATGTCAGCTTCAGCAGTCTGCCAGACATCTTGACATATCCGTAAAGCCTATTCAAGACTTCTTGAATCAGGGATTGGTGCCACGCTTCATGGTACTTCTGAATGCTGTGCAGGGAATGTGAGGACACCCTAGTTCATGCAACATCAACACGGGCCGCCCCTCTTACGCTTGTTCTGCTCGACACCGGTCGACCCATACTCCACGGATAGATGGAGGACTTCAACCGCCCTCCCCCCGGGTAAGTTGTCTGATTGATTTGTCAAGAAAGCGGGCCAATGAGTGAGATaagatcttgatgtcgatCAGTTGTTGGCGCTAACCCTTGATTATCTGGTGACCTGCGACTTGGCAACGTTGGATTTATGCGATGATAGTGCTGAACTGCATCTGAGGCCAGAGGACATCGGTGTCTCCGCAAGACATGTGTGTCTTGGTCGTGTGGAAACCTTGACAGGTGACTCGGAGCAACCACTCAAGCCTCCTCtctgatggtgttgagttcGGGTTCATTCAACTCCGAGTAGTAACGGCTCGCTTGCAAGCCTTTGGGGGTGGCGTACACCGTAAGATGGAGAATGTAACCAAGACAAATCGCGATCGAATAACTCACAGCGAGGCCATCGAGTTGGTGGACTCGTGTTTCAACATTATCATACATCTCCGGTGATTGTGTGACGCGAGCGGAACCGCGTAAAGCGAGGTATTTCTTGTATGAGAGCTGCAGAgtttttctcttctcagccgGACTGTGAGCTCAACTTCTCGGTGTGATGTATCGATCTAGACTAATTGTTTGTCAGTACAATAATTGAAGGT
This region includes:
- a CDS encoding AP-1 complex subunit mu-1 — its product is MASALFFLDLKGKTLLARNYRGDIPMSAVEKFPVLLSEAEEDSSAVPPCFSHEGINYLYIRHNNLYLLALTKRNTNAAEILLFLHKIVEVFTEYFKALEEESIRDNFVIIYELLDEMMDFGYPQTTESKILQEYITQESHKLEIQARPPIAVTNAVSWRSEGIRYRKNEVFLDVVESLNLLVSANGNVLRSEILGAIKMKCYLSGMPELRLGLNDKVMFETTGRATRGKAIEMEDVKFHQCVRLSRFENDRTISFIPPDGEFELMSYRLNTQVKPLIWVECVVESHSGSRIEYMLKARAQFKRRSTANNVEIVVPVPDDADSPRFRTNIGSVHYAPEQSAIVWKIKQFGGGKEFLMRAELGLPSVRGDDEQGGGMMGGFGGSMGGVGGVGKGAKRPIQVKFEIPYFTTSGIQVRYLKITEPKLQYPSLPWVRYITQSGDIAVRLPDAV
- a CDS encoding AP-1 complex subunit mu-1, with translation MSAVEKFPVLLSEAEEDSSAVPPCFSHEGINYLYIRHNNLYLLALTKRNTNAAEILLFLHKIVEVFTEYFKALEEESIRDNFVIIYELLDEMMDFGYPQTTESKILQEYITQESHKLEIQARPPIAVTNAVSWRSEGIRYRKNEVFLDVVESLNLLVSANGNVLRSEILGAIKMKCYLSGMPELRLGLNDKVMFETTGRATRGKAIEMEDVKFHQCVRLSRFENDRTISFIPPDGEFELMSYRLNTQVKPLIWVECVVESHSGSRIEYMLKARAQFKRRSTANNVEIVVPVPDDADSPRFRTNIGSVHYAPEQSAIVWKIKQFGGGKEFLMRAELGLPSVRGDDEQGGGMMGGFGGSMGGVGGVGKGAKRPIQVKFEIPYFTTSGIQVRYLKITEPKLQYPSLPWVRYITQSGDIAVRLPDAV